Proteins from a genomic interval of Heteronotia binoei isolate CCM8104 ecotype False Entrance Well chromosome 5, APGP_CSIRO_Hbin_v1, whole genome shotgun sequence:
- the FAM193B gene encoding protein FAM193B isoform X1, producing MTRRRNKAVGAAGARRERAGGAAPPEPPAPPAGPGLPETPEAAAVAAGSSAEQGRASQVLPTSNQSVQTCCLLCHRERKDWGGPSHNGLVSPGERLPPDFVPALVQNLLGEMPLWICQSCRQSVEEEERRAVQEQALAVSLSHTACKSQSCGAGSHSSSSSSSSSSCHVNSEDWDPSSFLSAHKLSGLWNSLHVNGAGQGSSLGGTPVVPGDKHPGLPPECANQAPAVGGGLKACPYSHALSPAPSGTPGSPLPTSLDFCKTLPKQFKSMCRRPTPPGEAFHSAEHHRHVDLTAPPNSPTGLPSQPPALLPTKQMPAHPGPFSSPPHVHLSSSPQAAPFPAPALSPHAPAPKPGAESPPTGSCKSPHLSTANVPLLKIPPPVGCTHPCNGHCSGSLGPPTASHQLPSTNRDPACKGHKFPNGTSCHAPQSCEADEGLGEDEDSSSERSSCTSSSTTQKDGKFCDCCYCEFFGHNAPPAAPTSRNYAEIREKLRSRLTKRKEELPQKLGHSSSSGEPAVDHRDVDELLDYINSTEPKPLNSAKAAKRARHKQKKKEKEKAQLEAEAQKRVDRTSPTGQDQELAKEKLLEWPQLELERVNSFLSSRLQEIKNTIKDSIRASFSVYDLNLDVNDFPKKAAVLEQKNLLSHLNGSSELQEIDLDLSPLSLGAPHNHTLLRSDVGSRWAESPSEVPPPPLPASENGVVKRLNAVPNLSRMIWVQSPKPTDSPQDSGASQEPKEVATGRGAELQEQAPATGKQRKGKRQSCPAKKGESVATTGDNSISKGMGPKNPSKGTVPETQRGSSNTEQGDCSRGLRQGQGWGCSSSKGDKEKSTDGKSRRSEGRADQTEQEPAPSGAGDRHLPHTAVLDDLPQPKGKGKKSRNKMEKASPSIDDVFLPKDVDGVEMDETDREVEYFKRFCLDSAKQTRQKVAVNWTNFTLKKTTSSAAQ from the exons GTGCTGCCTACTTCCAACCAATCTGTGCAGACGTGCTGCTTGCTGTGTCACCGGGAGCGTAAAGATTGGGGAGGACCATCCCACAATGGGTTGGTGTCCCCAGGTGAACGGCTGCCCCCAGACTTTGTGCCAGCACTGGTGCAGAACCTGCTGGGAGAGATGCCACTATGGATCTGCCAAAGCTGTAGGCAGAGtgtagaagaggaagaaaggagggcagTCCAGGAGCAGGCACTGGCG GTCTCGCTGTCTCATACGGCCTGTAAGTCACAGTCCTGCGGGGCAGGctcccactcttcttcttcttcgtcatccTCATCCTCGTGCCACGTGAACTCGGAAGACTGGGACCCTAGTTCCTTCCTTTCTGCGCACAAGCTTTCAGGGCTTTGGAACTCCTTGCATGTCAATGGAGCAGGCCAGGGAAGCTCCCTTGGGGGGACACCTGTTGTACCAG GTGACAAGCACCCCGGCCTCCCTCCGGAGTGTGCCAACCAGGCCCCTGCTGTAGGAGGTGGGCTCAAAGCCTGTCCTTACAGCCACGCGCTCTCCCCAGCTCCCAGCGGCACCCCAGGCTCACCTCTGCCTACCTCACTCGACTTCTGCAAAACGCTTCCCAAGCAGTTCAAGAGCATGTGCCGGAGACCCACCCCGCCAG GAGAGGCCTTCCATTCTGCAGAGCACCACCGGCATGTGGATCTCACTGCTCCTCCCAACAGCCCCACGGGCCTTCCCTCACAGCCACCGGCACTCCttcctaccaagcagatgcctgCCCACCCTGGGCCCTTCAGCTCCCCTCCTCACGTCCATCTGAGCTCTTCACCACAGGCGGCACCGTTCCCTGCACCAGCCCTCAGCCCACACGCACCAGCTCCAAAGCCAGGAGCAGAATCCCCTCCCACCGGATCCTGTAAGAGCCCGCACTTATCCACTGCCAATGTGCCACTGCTGAAGATACCACCTCCTGTAGGCTGCACTCACCCATGCAACGGCCATTGCAGTGGCTCCTTGGGTCCTCCTACTGCCTCACATCAACTGCCCAGCACCAACAG GGATCCTGCCTGTAAAGGCCACAAGTTCCCAAACGGTACAAGCTGTCACGCGCCACagtcctgtgaggcagatgaagggCTTGGTGAGGATGAGGATAGCAGCTCTGAGCGGAGCTCTTGCACTTCGTCCTCCACAACCCAGAAAGACGGGAAATTCTGTGACTGCTGCTACTGTGAGTTCTTTGGCCACAATGCG CCTCCAGCTGCCCCAACAAGCCGGAACTACGCTGAGATCCGGGAGAAGCTACGCTCACGGCTAACCAAGAGGAAGGAGGAGCTTCCTCAGAAGCTGGGGCATAGCAGTAGCTCAGGAGAGCCAGCCGTGGACCACCGGGATGTGGATGAACTCCTAGACTATATCAACAGCACTGAGCCGAAGCCTTTGAACAGCGCCAAGGCTGCCAAGCGTGCACGCCAcaagcagaagaagaag gagaaggagaaggctCAGTTGGAAGCCGAAGCCCAGAAGCGAGTGGACCGAACCTCACCTACTGGTCAGGACCAGGAGCTGGCTAAAGAGAAACTCCTAGAGTGGCCCCAGCTTGAACTGGAGCGGGTAAACAGCTTTCTGAGCAGTCGGCTGCAGGAAATCAAGAACACCATCAAGGATTCCATCCGTGCCAGTTTCAGTGTCTATGACCTCAATCTGGACGTCAATGACTTCCCCAAGAAGGCAGCTGTGCTTGAACAGAAGAACCTGCTTTCCCACCTCAATGGCTCATCTGAGCTGCAGGAGATTGACCTTGACTTGTCTCCACTCAGCCTGGGTGCCCCACATAATCATACATTGCTACGGAGTGATGTAGGCTCCCGGTGGGCAGAAAGCCCTAGTGAGGTACCTCCTCCACCACTGCCAGCCTCTGAGAATGGCGTGGTGAAGCGGCTCAATGCTGTCCCCAACCTCTCCCGCATGATTTGGGTTCAGTCACCCAAGCCAACAGACTCTCCCCAGGACAGTGGGGCTAGCCAGGAGCCTAAGGAGGTGGCAACAGGCAGGGGAGCAGAGCTGCAAGAGCAAGCACCTGCCACAGGAAAGCAGAGGAAGGGGAAGCGGCAAAGCTGCCCAGCAAAGAAAGGGGAGTCTGTTGCTACCACTGGTGATAATTCTATCTCCAAGGGGATGGGACCGAAGAATCCATCCAAGGGGACCGTTCCTGAAACCCAGAGAGGAAGCAGCAACACGGAGCAAGGTGACTGCTCCCGAGGGTTGCGTCAGGGCCAGGGATGGGGATGCAGCAGCTCTAAAGGAGATAAAGAGAAGAGCACTGACGGGAAAAGCCGGAGAAGTGAAGGCAGAGCTGATCAGACAGAGCAAGAGCCTGCCCCTTCAGGGGCAGGGGACCGGCATCTGCCCCACACAGCTGTATTGGATGACTTGCCCCAGCCAAAGGGCAAAGGCAAGAAGAGCCGGAACAAAATGGAAAAAGCAAGCCCTTCCATTG ATGATGTTTTCTTGCCAAAAGATGTGGATGGTGTGGAAATGGATGAGACTGACagagaagtggagtacttcaagAG